The proteins below are encoded in one region of Paenibacillus sp. YYML68:
- the flgK gene encoding flagellar hook-associated protein FlgK — protein sequence MRSSFGGIELAKRALFAQQTALQTTGHNIANANTKGYTRQVVNLVASRPIEVPGLMRSDIPGQLGQGVEFDAIKRVREGFLDHQFYNENKELGSWTIRKDVLEKLEAITNEPSDTGIRQVIEKFWSAWQVFSREPENTTARAALKESALAMTDSFNHTASQLNDLHKDITENIKVKVREANTIITQVAKLNREIFRVEGLGNSANDLRDQRDLLVDQLSGIANVTIDNTSNGYNIRMGNVELVNGVNVVNTFAETPLPNPDGTVTPPATGITFDDAYKSGSLNSGEVFGMIESRDTYLASYTFQLNAMVKSLVEGNVEITLPKGSVLPPKLPAGTIMGGTTYTGEEVLTDEQRVLTADTVITVKGLNGLHGLGYSLDSPPQSGIPFFAIKTGAEGGYSAANITVNPEITKSVSKIVASARILTDANGKIVRNAEGHEVLVKGNNDIALLAAGFRNARFNFDPTATGTPILTNGTFDEFFRAMVGQLGVQSQEAKRQAANQKVLVDQVEGRRQSVSGVSNDEEMANMIKYQHAYNAAARAMTTYDEMLDKVINGMGQVGR from the coding sequence ATGCGATCAAGCTTCGGAGGTATTGAGCTGGCTAAGCGTGCGCTCTTCGCACAGCAGACGGCCTTACAGACGACGGGACACAATATTGCGAATGCGAATACAAAAGGCTATACACGACAAGTGGTCAACTTGGTGGCGAGCAGACCGATTGAAGTGCCCGGCTTGATGCGCAGTGACATCCCGGGTCAGCTCGGACAAGGTGTAGAGTTCGACGCGATCAAGCGGGTGCGGGAAGGCTTCCTCGACCACCAGTTCTATAACGAGAACAAGGAGCTGGGGAGCTGGACGATTCGTAAGGATGTGCTGGAGAAGCTGGAGGCGATCACGAACGAGCCGTCTGATACGGGAATTCGTCAGGTGATCGAGAAGTTCTGGAGTGCGTGGCAAGTATTCAGCCGCGAGCCGGAGAATACGACGGCGCGGGCGGCGCTGAAGGAAAGTGCGCTGGCGATGACCGATTCCTTCAATCATACGGCGTCGCAGTTGAACGATCTGCACAAGGACATTACGGAAAACATCAAGGTCAAGGTACGCGAAGCGAATACGATTATTACGCAGGTGGCGAAGCTGAATCGCGAAATATTCCGTGTCGAGGGACTCGGGAACAGTGCGAATGACTTGCGCGACCAGCGCGATCTGCTGGTGGACCAGTTGTCAGGCATCGCCAATGTTACGATAGATAATACGAGCAATGGTTACAACATTCGTATGGGCAATGTGGAGCTCGTCAACGGTGTCAATGTGGTGAATACGTTCGCAGAGACGCCACTGCCGAATCCGGACGGAACGGTGACTCCTCCTGCTACGGGGATTACGTTCGATGATGCGTACAAGAGTGGCAGCTTGAACAGTGGTGAAGTGTTCGGGATGATCGAATCCCGTGATACGTACTTGGCCAGCTACACGTTCCAGCTGAATGCGATGGTCAAGTCGCTCGTCGAAGGCAATGTGGAGATTACGCTGCCGAAGGGCTCGGTGCTGCCTCCGAAGCTGCCTGCGGGCACGATCATGGGAGGCACCACTTATACCGGTGAAGAGGTACTGACCGATGAGCAGCGTGTGCTGACTGCCGATACGGTGATTACAGTCAAAGGCCTGAATGGCTTGCATGGGCTTGGCTACAGTCTCGACAGCCCGCCGCAATCGGGCATTCCTTTCTTCGCGATCAAGACAGGGGCAGAAGGTGGCTACAGCGCGGCGAATATTACGGTGAATCCGGAGATTACGAAGAGTGTCTCGAAGATCGTAGCGTCCGCGCGTATACTGACCGATGCCAACGGCAAGATTGTTCGGAATGCCGAAGGGCATGAGGTGCTGGTCAAGGGTAACAATGACATCGCCCTGCTCGCAGCTGGTTTCCGGAACGCTCGCTTTAACTTTGACCCGACGGCAACAGGCACTCCGATCTTGACTAATGGTACGTTCGATGAGTTCTTCCGGGCGATGGTCGGTCAGCTTGGCGTTCAGTCGCAAGAGGCGAAGCGTCAGGCTGCTAACCAGAAGGTGCTCGTCGATCAGGTAGAGGGTCGCAGGCAGTCGGTCAGCGGTGTGTCGAACGATGAAGAGATGGCGAACATGATCAAGTATCAGCATGCTTATAACGCCGCGGCGCGGGCCATGACCACATATGACGAGATGCTGGACAAAGTCATTAATGGTATGGGTCAAGTCGGCAGATAA
- a CDS encoding flagellar protein FlgN, with the protein MSFHALLQVMSELNEAHLVLMELAERKKDVLVHNQVDQLTQIVNKENKQIKLIGELDQRRIQVIGDFLMEKGYKPNPRVTISDLRKIIFDVEEKRQLMDAQKQLLDTIHRLRRVNTLNQQLIEQSIAFVDYSIDLMVGPAEEDVTYHSPQQQPISGKRPGIFDAKA; encoded by the coding sequence GTGTCTTTTCACGCTTTGCTGCAGGTGATGTCCGAACTGAATGAAGCGCATCTAGTATTGATGGAGTTGGCCGAGCGGAAGAAAGATGTGCTGGTGCATAATCAGGTCGACCAGCTCACTCAAATTGTCAATAAAGAAAACAAGCAGATCAAGCTGATTGGGGAATTGGACCAGCGCAGAATCCAAGTCATCGGTGATTTCTTGATGGAGAAGGGGTATAAGCCTAATCCGCGTGTGACGATCAGTGATTTGCGTAAAATTATATTCGACGTCGAGGAGAAAAGGCAGCTGATGGATGCGCAGAAGCAGCTGCTCGACACGATTCATCGCCTCCGAAGAGTGAATACGCTGAACCAGCAGCTCATTGAACAATCGATTGCTTTCGTGGACTACTCGATTGACTTGATGGTGGGGCCTGCTGAGGAGGATGTTACGTACCATAGCCCCCAGCAACAGCCGATTTCGGGCAAGAGGCCTGGTATTTTTGATGCGAAGGCGTGA
- a CDS encoding flagellar biosynthesis anti-sigma factor FlgM: MKINGPNRVGAVQSYKKVQDTHQHNVNGKKSKKDELVISSEAKELLETQGKTATDKIETLKKSVADGTYHVETRALVEKLLPFLK; this comes from the coding sequence ATGAAGATCAACGGTCCAAATCGAGTAGGAGCCGTCCAATCCTATAAGAAGGTTCAAGACACGCATCAGCACAATGTGAACGGTAAGAAGTCCAAGAAGGATGAGCTTGTGATCTCCAGTGAGGCGAAGGAATTGCTCGAGACACAAGGTAAAACAGCGACTGATAAGATCGAAACGTTGAAGAAGTCCGTTGCGGACGGTACATACCACGTCGAGACGAGGGCGCTGGTGGAGAAGCTGCTTCCTTTCTTGAAATAA
- a CDS encoding DUF2920 family protein gives MATSYNIDVSAHPSIYGEIKERKMPIMFSTPESGVNDNTGLLLLLPPIGLSCSSEETKSLCEQMADEHNIVTVLCQRYFGQEFFSDTVSPRFEFDLNALKRLLTEEEFNYVFVDGRVDMNKFLDIASHHSVNLMGYEQLNETPENFNDMSLMQALDNITALLVTIELLKDNGLVFNTSKIIAYGEGHGAYLAYLCNALAPRLFGQIIDKGGWIIPPYVSENRFISYKKNSLTITVIFDYLIKRIDVDMEVINLIQLYRKVPNFAQIVSFNNNNIPAAQTQVKKNFCESLRTCLYNEINFDFNDEDFFRFFDYVMKNLSLAKGNQNAKILLPNQIIETKLFKYCIDYSNKLPVLIRTKNKA, from the coding sequence ATGGCTACATCATACAATATTGATGTATCAGCGCACCCAAGCATTTATGGGGAAATTAAAGAACGTAAAATGCCTATTATGTTTAGTACGCCAGAGTCAGGTGTTAATGATAATACGGGTTTATTGTTGCTGCTACCTCCTATTGGGTTGAGTTGTAGTTCAGAAGAGACTAAATCTCTGTGTGAACAGATGGCTGATGAACATAATATAGTAACGGTTTTGTGTCAACGTTATTTCGGGCAGGAGTTTTTTTCCGACACTGTGAGTCCGAGGTTTGAGTTTGATTTAAACGCATTAAAGCGTCTACTGACAGAAGAAGAGTTTAACTATGTGTTTGTAGATGGTAGGGTTGATATGAATAAATTTTTAGATATAGCAAGTCATCACTCAGTGAATCTTATGGGTTATGAACAATTAAACGAGACTCCTGAAAACTTTAATGATATGAGTCTTATGCAAGCATTAGATAACATAACGGCACTTCTTGTTACAATAGAGTTATTGAAGGACAACGGTTTGGTTTTTAATACTTCAAAAATTATTGCGTATGGTGAGGGGCACGGTGCTTATTTGGCGTATTTGTGTAATGCACTTGCACCGAGATTATTTGGACAAATTATAGATAAAGGTGGGTGGATTATACCTCCTTATGTTTCTGAGAACCGCTTTATATCCTATAAAAAAAACAGTTTGACGATTACTGTAATTTTTGATTACTTAATAAAACGTATTGATGTAGATATGGAAGTAATCAATTTAATACAACTGTACAGGAAAGTTCCCAACTTTGCACAAATTGTATCTTTCAATAATAACAACATTCCCGCTGCACAGACTCAAGTAAAAAAGAACTTTTGTGAGTCTTTAAGAACTTGTCTATATAACGAGATTAACTTCGATTTCAATGACGAAGATTTCTTTCGTTTTTTTGATTACGTCATGAAAAATCTTTCTCTTGCTAAGGGGAATCAAAACGCAAAGATACTTTTGCCTAACCAAATTATTGAAACTAAATTATTTAAGTACTGTATAGATTATTCAAATAAATTACCTGTGCTAATTAGAACTAAAAATAAGGCTTAG
- the fliW gene encoding flagellar assembly protein FliW, whose translation MQLTTLRFGDIEIEEDKLIEFPTGMPGFEHLTKFALLTPDLSVPFSFMQSTEDGDISFIIADPFVYFSEYDFEVSETVQKELGISGESDVMVFSIVSISDEDEFSLNLLAPVIVNTALKRGKQVILHQSAYKTKHAIQLQMEADSTEKSDASC comes from the coding sequence ATGCAGTTAACGACCTTGCGCTTCGGTGACATTGAGATTGAAGAGGATAAGCTGATTGAGTTCCCGACGGGAATGCCTGGCTTTGAGCATTTAACGAAGTTCGCTTTACTGACTCCAGACCTGAGTGTACCGTTTTCGTTTATGCAGTCTACGGAGGATGGGGACATTTCGTTTATTATTGCGGACCCGTTCGTTTACTTTTCGGAGTACGATTTTGAAGTGTCTGAGACTGTGCAGAAGGAGCTTGGGATCTCAGGTGAGTCGGATGTGATGGTGTTCAGTATCGTATCGATTAGCGATGAGGATGAGTTTAGTCTGAACTTGCTGGCTCCGGTAATTGTGAACACTGCCCTTAAGCGAGGCAAGCAGGTGATCCTGCACCAGAGCGCCTATAAGACGAAGCACGCTATACAGCTTCAGATGGAAGCAGACTCTACAGAAAAGAGTGATGCCTCATGCTAG
- the csrA gene encoding carbon storage regulator CsrA: MLVLSRKKSEVIIVGGNIEITVLGVEGDTVKLGISAPKDIEVYRKEVFLSIQQSNKEASKNTLKLSQIREKLSKNKK; the protein is encoded by the coding sequence ATGCTAGTGCTGTCTCGTAAGAAGAGTGAGGTTATCATCGTCGGGGGCAATATCGAGATTACGGTTCTTGGCGTTGAGGGTGATACAGTAAAGCTTGGAATCAGCGCACCGAAGGATATTGAGGTGTATCGGAAGGAAGTATTCCTGTCGATCCAGCAATCGAATAAGGAAGCGTCGAAGAATACGTTGAAGCTCAGTCAAATTCGCGAGAAATTAAGTAAAAACAAGAAATAG
- a CDS encoding DUF6470 family protein: MNIPQIQIRQTYAQIHIDGDLGKWDIRQPRPDVNLTTKPAKLDIRSPLGEQTIDQSQAWEALGKGDIFQFTERVASEAKQLALQGIGKRVEAGNQMAAIHQGGNAIAELAFSSVFEDFKFNYEGPFGTHNYQIQYTPKKPEVKYEPGDVQVQVQVNAPQISYTPGKLEIYLKQRNSIEIIPPQVDVRV, encoded by the coding sequence ATGAACATTCCGCAAATTCAAATTAGGCAGACGTATGCTCAAATTCACATTGACGGAGACTTAGGGAAATGGGACATCAGGCAGCCTAGGCCTGATGTCAACCTCACCACCAAGCCAGCGAAGCTGGACATTAGGAGTCCTCTGGGTGAGCAGACAATCGACCAGAGCCAGGCGTGGGAAGCGCTTGGTAAGGGCGACATCTTTCAATTTACTGAGAGAGTAGCGAGCGAAGCTAAGCAGCTGGCGCTTCAGGGCATCGGCAAGCGGGTTGAGGCAGGCAATCAGATGGCTGCTATTCATCAGGGTGGCAATGCGATTGCCGAGCTGGCGTTCTCAAGCGTCTTCGAGGATTTCAAATTCAACTATGAGGGTCCCTTCGGGACGCATAATTATCAGATTCAATATACCCCGAAGAAGCCTGAGGTGAAGTATGAGCCTGGCGACGTTCAAGTGCAGGTTCAGGTGAATGCCCCGCAGATCAGCTACACGCCGGGGAAGCTGGAGATTTACTTGAAGCAGAGGAACTCGATAGAGATTATTCCGCCGCAGGTGGATGTGAGGGTGTAG
- a CDS encoding flagellin codes for MRINQNIAALNTYRQLSANNVSTGKSLEKLSSGLRINRAGDDAAGLAISEKMRAQVRGLDQASRNSQDAISLIQTAEGALNETQSILQRMRELAVQASNDTNVAVDRGEIQKEINQLTSEINRIGNTTEFNTMKLLNGTKVNGLSTSLTSANFTAGTGTANIALSTASAADRMDLLNTTGASGTHTVTVTENAAAVSGTFTATQSAFSGTLANNLSFSGNSIAVGAGASGLSVSFAMSGSGSNELVFRVYSGSGADGVLVSEDVITIGQEYNNHGFNFKVTNLSGTGTEAFAVTSSPGSVGTQRVGHSNNSTSLSGAVDIYNNVKGNSWTVFVSGGNVMITNSGSTGATERIMDVMYSGLTISGGITLNYNNHGLDFTGVEFAAGSGYAFTSGAGGDTITLNISGAGSTLTTMPSAYTVTLTNASGYTDTTTVAGNATAITGLASGLSIALVQGSGQNTLKAGTFTFELSGVLTTSGSDDSLSFQIGANQNQAMSLSIGDMRSKALGISSATAGGSFGTSGANVTDGTNSTNVEFSLDVSTASKASDAITVINSAIESVSSERSKLGAVQNRLEHTINNLGTSSENLSAAESRIRDVDMARQMMEFTKNNILTQAAQSMLAQANQQPQGVLQLLR; via the coding sequence ATGAGAATTAATCAGAACATTGCGGCACTGAACACGTACCGCCAGCTTTCCGCTAACAACGTTTCGACTGGTAAGTCCCTAGAGAAGCTCTCTTCCGGTCTTCGCATCAACCGCGCAGGCGACGATGCTGCAGGTCTTGCAATCTCCGAGAAGATGAGAGCACAGGTTCGCGGTTTGGACCAGGCTTCCCGTAACTCCCAGGATGCAATCTCCCTGATCCAGACAGCTGAAGGTGCGTTGAACGAGACTCAGTCCATTCTTCAGCGTATGCGTGAGCTTGCTGTTCAGGCGTCCAACGATACGAACGTAGCGGTTGACCGTGGTGAGATCCAGAAGGAGATCAACCAGCTGACTTCCGAGATCAACCGTATCGGTAATACGACGGAGTTCAACACCATGAAGTTGTTGAATGGTACTAAGGTAAACGGATTGTCGACATCATTAACAAGCGCTAATTTTACTGCTGGTACTGGAACGGCGAATATAGCACTTAGTACTGCTAGTGCCGCTGATCGTATGGACCTGTTGAACACCACTGGCGCTTCGGGTACACACACAGTTACAGTAACTGAGAACGCTGCTGCGGTATCTGGTACTTTCACTGCAACGCAATCGGCTTTCTCGGGTACTTTAGCAAACAATCTCTCATTCTCTGGGAATTCAATTGCTGTTGGTGCTGGCGCTAGTGGTCTTTCCGTAAGTTTCGCAATGAGTGGCTCTGGTAGTAACGAGCTAGTGTTTAGGGTTTACTCGGGAAGTGGTGCGGACGGCGTTTTGGTTTCGGAAGATGTTATAACTATTGGTCAAGAGTACAACAATCATGGTTTCAATTTTAAAGTAACGAACCTGTCCGGTACAGGTACAGAAGCGTTTGCTGTTACTAGCTCGCCAGGCAGTGTAGGGACACAAAGAGTTGGGCATAGCAATAACAGCACGTCGTTGAGCGGAGCTGTAGATATCTATAATAACGTAAAAGGTAACAGCTGGACAGTCTTTGTGAGTGGTGGTAACGTTATGATCACAAACTCAGGATCTACAGGTGCTACCGAGAGAATTATGGATGTAATGTATTCTGGTTTAACTATTTCAGGTGGCATTACATTAAACTATAACAATCACGGCCTTGACTTTACTGGCGTAGAGTTTGCAGCAGGTAGTGGATATGCCTTTACTTCTGGTGCAGGTGGAGATACAATCACGCTTAATATTTCAGGTGCAGGTAGCACGCTGACGACAATGCCATCCGCATACACGGTAACTCTCACCAATGCTTCCGGTTATACTGACACGACAACTGTAGCCGGCAATGCTACAGCCATTACTGGTCTGGCAAGCGGATTATCAATCGCTCTTGTGCAAGGTAGCGGACAAAACACGTTAAAAGCTGGAACATTTACGTTTGAGTTGTCTGGTGTTTTAACTACTTCGGGTTCTGATGATTCATTATCGTTCCAGATCGGCGCGAATCAAAATCAAGCAATGTCTTTGAGTATCGGTGATATGCGTTCAAAGGCTCTAGGAATTAGTTCTGCAACTGCGGGCGGCAGCTTCGGTACAAGTGGAGCTAACGTAACGGATGGTACGAACTCTACCAACGTTGAGTTTAGCTTGGATGTATCCACAGCATCGAAGGCATCAGACGCGATCACAGTAATTAATAGTGCAATAGAGTCTGTATCCTCCGAACGCTCTAAGCTTGGTGCGGTACAAAATCGACTTGAACACACTATTAATAACCTTGGAACTTCTTCTGAGAACTTGTCTGCTGCTGAGTCTCGTATTAGAGATGTTGATATGGCTCGTCAGATGATGGAGTTCACGAAGAACAATATTCTTACTCAAGCTGCTCAATCCATGTTGGCGCAAGCGAACCAACAACCACAGGGAGTTCTTCAGTTACTTCGTTAA
- a CDS encoding TIGR03826 family flagellar region protein: MSLNVANCHRCGKVFMKNSYGVCPNCVKDIERMYQKCLDYLREHRQCTLQELSDETEVPVSQITKFIREGRISIKHNPNMSLSCEVCGESTREGTICEACRTRLAKDVNNLQEDEQKRRAAEASKSSPTFKIKDGK, translated from the coding sequence ATGAGTCTGAACGTTGCGAACTGTCATCGCTGCGGCAAAGTATTTATGAAAAATTCGTACGGAGTGTGTCCAAACTGCGTAAAAGATATTGAACGGATGTACCAGAAGTGTCTGGATTACTTGCGGGAGCATCGCCAATGTACGCTTCAGGAGCTGAGCGATGAGACCGAGGTGCCGGTTAGCCAAATTACGAAGTTCATTCGTGAAGGACGCATATCGATCAAGCACAATCCGAATATGTCCTTAAGCTGTGAGGTGTGCGGTGAGTCTACGCGTGAAGGAACGATCTGTGAAGCATGCCGAACCCGACTGGCGAAGGACGTCAATAATTTGCAGGAGGACGAGCAGAAGAGGCGTGCCGCCGAGGCGTCCAAGTCTTCTCCGACCTTCAAAATTAAGGATGGTAAGTAA
- the flgL gene encoding flagellar hook-associated protein FlgL has protein sequence MMGRVTQGMMNTQLLRNLNNNLSKMSHYQDQVATGRKLNKPSDDPVGLSFAMRYRSDITANEQYQENISTAISWLEFTDTLMEQAGSAFHRIRELTVQGANGSNPKGALDAIKSEILELSDQLVTIGNSQFNGKYVYNGQITDVPPYKKGISEVPLAISVGGTVDVNAADVTANNNQLRLIINRGQEVTVTLPPKDYAAEGGAAAFATDLQDAIHAAVGGTNKVTVTADAENKLVIRSTDGSPNAGIQITGGSLAVNWMSESRDLKDLVKVDNPASNVKLYHIEAQHSTTDHGDIYFEIATGVRMPVNITGDKVFGHPSDGDNVFNVLSQIINALDKQDTGQVSELLGKLDSRMNTFLEVRADLGAKLNRIQLSEERLKDIDLNLKELQNQTEYADVAELITTLKTYESVYQASLSVGAKIISPSLVDFLR, from the coding sequence ATGATGGGTCGAGTTACGCAAGGGATGATGAATACCCAGCTACTGCGCAATCTGAACAATAACTTATCGAAGATGAGTCATTATCAGGATCAGGTCGCTACGGGCCGTAAGCTGAATAAGCCGTCTGACGATCCGGTAGGACTGAGCTTCGCGATGCGCTACCGCTCAGACATTACGGCGAATGAGCAGTATCAAGAGAATATATCGACCGCGATCTCATGGCTGGAGTTCACGGATACATTAATGGAGCAGGCAGGATCGGCCTTCCATCGTATTCGTGAGCTGACTGTACAAGGGGCGAACGGCAGTAATCCGAAGGGCGCTCTCGATGCGATCAAGTCGGAGATTCTGGAGTTGTCTGACCAACTGGTGACGATCGGCAACAGTCAGTTCAACGGGAAGTACGTGTACAACGGACAGATCACTGACGTGCCACCGTACAAGAAGGGGATCAGCGAAGTTCCGCTTGCGATCAGTGTCGGAGGAACGGTTGATGTCAATGCAGCCGATGTGACAGCGAACAACAATCAACTGAGGCTGATCATTAACCGCGGCCAAGAGGTAACCGTGACGTTGCCGCCTAAAGACTACGCCGCTGAAGGCGGGGCTGCAGCGTTCGCGACAGACTTGCAGGATGCGATTCATGCAGCTGTGGGGGGGACGAACAAGGTAACGGTCACGGCTGATGCAGAGAACAAGCTGGTCATTCGGTCTACAGACGGCAGTCCGAATGCCGGTATTCAAATCACCGGAGGCAGCTTGGCTGTGAACTGGATGAGTGAGTCGCGCGACCTGAAGGACTTGGTCAAAGTAGATAATCCGGCTTCGAATGTGAAGCTGTATCATATTGAGGCGCAGCACTCGACGACAGACCATGGTGACATTTACTTCGAGATCGCAACGGGCGTGCGGATGCCGGTGAACATCACGGGTGATAAAGTGTTTGGTCATCCGAGTGACGGCGATAACGTGTTCAACGTATTGAGCCAGATCATTAATGCGCTGGACAAGCAGGATACGGGTCAAGTATCGGAGCTACTCGGTAAGTTGGATTCGCGAATGAACACGTTCCTTGAGGTACGTGCGGATCTCGGGGCGAAGCTGAATCGTATTCAGCTGTCCGAGGAGCGACTGAAGGATATTGATCTGAACTTGAAGGAGCTGCAGAATCAGACGGAATATGCGGATGTTGCCGAGCTGATCACGACGCTCAAGACGTACGAGAGTGTGTACCAGGCTTCGCTGTCGGTCGGGGCCAAGATTATATCGCCAAGTCTTGTCGATTTTCTACGTTAA
- a CDS encoding ComF family protein, protein MGLYWLEAARGRLGQLIHQVERWLAPVQQCCLVCGKARNGSVRANRLPLCSSCYEAIPWIHQVQCLRCGRGEVCPDCRRERETFFSQSRSAVRYDERMKEWLALYKYRGMETLAEVLGPMLMHAYHLHRTQPMASEQGVAQEFITYVPLSSIRYGERGFNQAEQMAVVLGRLTRVPVVPLLVRTRHTEKQSFKGRYERMADMRGIFAVDMRGVEQIRRLLKQPDPIRVYVIDDVYTTGSTLNECANVLRALPGVEVRGITWAR, encoded by the coding sequence ATGGGATTATATTGGCTGGAGGCTGCTAGAGGCCGTCTGGGACAGCTAATTCATCAGGTTGAACGATGGCTCGCCCCGGTACAGCAATGCTGTCTCGTATGCGGGAAGGCGCGTAACGGTTCTGTTCGGGCGAACCGGCTTCCGCTGTGTAGTAGCTGCTATGAAGCGATACCATGGATTCACCAGGTGCAGTGTCTGCGATGCGGTCGAGGTGAGGTGTGTCCGGATTGCAGGAGAGAGCGGGAGACGTTCTTCAGCCAGAGCCGCAGCGCTGTCCGTTATGATGAACGAATGAAGGAATGGCTCGCCTTGTACAAGTACCGCGGTATGGAGACGCTGGCTGAGGTGCTCGGACCGATGCTGATGCATGCGTACCATCTGCACCGGACGCAGCCGATGGCTAGTGAGCAAGGGGTGGCACAGGAGTTCATCACATACGTCCCGCTGAGCAGCATCCGTTATGGCGAGCGCGGCTTCAATCAGGCGGAGCAGATGGCTGTCGTGCTGGGGCGGCTCACCCGAGTGCCCGTCGTGCCTCTGCTTGTGCGCACAAGGCATACGGAGAAGCAGAGCTTCAAGGGGCGTTACGAACGAATGGCCGATATGAGAGGGATCTTCGCCGTTGACATGCGCGGAGTTGAGCAGATACGCCGTCTACTTAAGCAGCCGGACCCCATCCGGGTGTATGTCATCGACGATGTGTATACGACCGGCAGTACGCTCAATGAGTGTGCGAATGTATTGCGAGCGCTGCCGGGGGTGGAGGTGAGAGGGATTACGTGGGCGAGGTAG